tgtacggtgggatcgggctacacgtcgcAACGAGTGAAATAATggaggattgtgatattgataaatgatgatacggtgggatcgggttgcgcgccgcaacggttTGTGTACGTAATAATTGATATTAAAAAATGAtgttatggtggaataagggaggattatgatattgataaatgatgatacagtgggattgggttgcacgccgcaacagattgtgtgtgttatacttgttgttgtcGTTATGTTTTGTGTGAGTCATGTATCCTACGTGAACTGTTGTATTACTTCAAGGTGTAAATCTGTGCTTCTATAGTTACTTGGTGAACtgattttcaaaatgaatttaCTGCGCAGAGTCATTACCTCATACCCTGCTAAGTTGTTGGTAATATaactattttaaataaaataattattaacatGCTAACCTTATGTGACTCTTAAGTTAAAACTCGTCGTCATCCGATACTTTACTATTCTTAATAGTTGTCATATTTGACTTTGATTGATTTCTCACTTAAACTCCTCACTCTATCTAATGTTATTACTTtacttaaaaattattattatattttaatttaataaattctatacttaattcagtagcttatccgatgctttattttatttgaaaatattattttcttcacccaaataatttctaaaataaactcatttctctcatttgattccATACTTCATTTCTCTCATTATGTCTTAACCTATATAAATAAATCTCTTGAATATTTTAATTAGCATTTGACACGGATACAATATACatggtggtacgtgatttttgccaTGCGGAAGTGCTATGAAAAAATataggcacgaggtgccatacATGTAAGATTGAATGTTGTGACTTATGATTTGAGATTACGAGGAGTGGTACCTCGGGTAACTCTTATTGTAAATTGTACATTAGGAACGATTTGATTGATTGAATTATCATCCGTTTCTTTATTACTCATTTATTTCTTGTTGCTATTCGTGCTTTTATTATTTTCACTGTTGGTAGTAAATTTGTGGTCCTTCTGTTGTTGGTCTTACATTGACGTTCTTTACATTGTTAGCTTTAAGTTATATCCTGCCCAAGTTTACatgtctggtaggtgtcttgaactggcctcgtcactactctaccgaggttagacttaatacttactgggtaccgttgtgtgtactcatgctacgcttctgcatatttttgtgcaaattcaggtacTTATGATCAAGTTGGTTTGAGACTTATGTTTGGGCgactggagacttcaaggtatacctggttgacgttcgcaggcttcgaagtcacctgttgtattttatttccattgtttcATATTATTCTAGGACAATGATGTATTGTTATTTCTAGTGACTcttagaaaagcttatgacttgtattaTCGACTTTGGGATTGTATGATTGATGTTGGCTCAGTTATATTGTATCAACTATTATTTAATGTATTGCAGTTAAGTAGTTAAGTTTCAATAATAATCAgcatatgttaggcttacctggtcttAGAGATttggtgtcatcacgacatcctaaggtgggaaacTGGGGTCGTGAGATATTGCCTTCCTTGTGTTTAATTACatctttaaattgttgaactacttgtaattgaagttgttatttcgtgaaATATTTTACTGTTGAGTTATTAGTGTTGAAGTTGAGAAagccgttatcacattgaggcgaaaTAGTTAATTGTTAAGATATCTTTTTTATTGAgctattcacttttattttatcattgttgagattcttgtacacattgtggttacGCCataggctatttgttgtgaaaatattgatattattgattcttttggcaagttgtggcatatgacACTTGTGGTGCGAGTCGTGATTATGTTGTaatattgatatgcatgcagtggtataaggataggggttgatacgcatgcggtgagatcaTGTGGGCTTTATACgggtgttgctagtaagggaactacttgaagtcacgcggtgtgataaggtgggctaaaacaggGATAGCTATAtcgagaaaaataattttcaaaatgcCAAATACCTAGATAGCCCCTTAAACTTGGCTCCGCATATCATTTTAACACTCAAACTTAAGGTTGTTCCTATTGAACACTCCACCATCATTCATGAACCCTTCTTGTGACATGGCAAAAGAAGTGATTTTCACTTAGAGTTTGAGCGCCTGAATCACTTAAGTaacctttttttccttcttttttcaaatatgttttttactttcttcttctttttcatttcttgattctttttctcgtagtgttttttttttttttttatctttctcctttatCATTTGATCTTGTCAGCCACCACCATGCTGCCACCACGGCACCACCTCTGCATCATCACTTTGGACAATCATTTTGGAAAATGTACACAACCATCATTTTCCCTCTTAGAATTCTCTCTCACTCTTTCTTTTTCAACTCTCTCAGCCACCATTGTTGACTAACCAACCACCTTGAAAATATGTCTTCTCCGAGCAAAAATCGACAGGACTTTGATGAAATTGTGAACTCTTAAACTAATTTCGTTTGTCTTAATTAACTTTATTCATTTAGGGACTGGGATTATTATTTGGTTTACTATAACCACTAATGTTCTCTGCTCAAACTTATGAAACGCAAATTCAAAAGCAAACCAAAAAACTTAATTGCTTCATTCTCGAACCATAGCTAACTGACAAACTATTTTTTCCAAATAATTTCATTAATACATACAATAAACTCAACAACACAAATCATTTTTGATCCACAATTTCAGCAATACTTACTTTGGATGATGCTTGGATTTAAATTGGTGGGCAAATATTGAAATGTGTTTCGGTAGTCTTCTGGTGGTTGAAGAGCCAAGGAGGTTGAATAAGGCGGAGGTGGTTTCTATGGAAGGGGTTGGTGGGATTCCATGGAATGGAAAAAGAAGGGGGCGGTTGGGAAGAAGGTGACGGAGGGGGTGTTTAAATACATATAGTagtatttttctccttttctgttTTACTCAAaagctttttttctttttgattagcCAGACTAAAGTGCCATATGGCATATTTCTATTTGTTATTTTTTACCACGTCATGACGAGTGAAATGCACGTGCTATATTTGTTTTACTGGCGGGTCATGAGGGGTTCAATAGACACACTTTGAATGATATTGGAGTGTTCAATAGGAACAATTTAAGTGTAAGTGTCAAAATGATACTTGGAGACAAGTTTAAGGCCCTGTTTAGGTATTTGGccttttcaaaactaaatgtaaggtgTGATATAAGGAAAATTATAATTCAAATTGGGAAatatgaatacgaggcggtatttcggttgtgattcttgttgtatatgAGGCGGTATctcgattgtgattcttgttgtatatgaggcggtacctcggttgtgattcttgttgtatacgAGGCAATATctcgattgtgattcttgttgtacatctCATGCTGGAAAGAGAATAGGTTGAACTAttcttgttgcttttattcttCTTTGCTTATCAGTTTGTTTTGTATTTGACTAATTGTGATTCTCATTCATTGTTCCTTATCATTGTCTTTATGCTCACAGTTCTGTCATTTCTTTACATTATTAAACTGTTTCGTTATTATTCATTTCTCTGTTTTTCATTACATGTAGTTATTATATTTCCATTCCGTTTAtcttgtcctagtaggtgtcttgacctggtctcgtcactactctaccaaggttagacttgatacttacttggtaccgttgtagtgtactcatactacgtttctgcacatctttttgtgtagatccaggtacatctgcccATACTGAACATTAGTGATTGATTGTTAGCTGCCTtccggagatttcaaggtatacttgctcggcgttcgcaggccttggagtTACCTTCCCTATCAttcattttgttgtttttcttattcAGACAGTGTTGTAGTAGACATTCTAGAttattctgtagagcttatgactcagtcccACCGGTTTTGAAAAGAGTATTGTTGAGATCCTATTTTGGAACTTTATATGAGTTTAGTTTGCTTTAGTATTTCTGTTGATTATTTCtgttaaattattattaaatgttagacttacctagtcttagagactatgtgtcaccacgacatcctaaggtgaaaaattgggatcgtgacaaataGGAATAACATATTCTAGAAAAATGGCACGCGTACTCTAGAATATGCTGAACACTGGAAATATTGGAGGATCATAATTACAAAAGCTGCTTTCATATCATGAATTAAGAGATTTGCTCAAGTCCAGTTGTCCAAATACGGTAGAAACACCACAAAATAGTAGCAATTACACCTGAAAATTAAGAAGTCCAAACATACTAATAGATAATGAAGTCCTAAGGTGGCTTTATATACCTAAGGGTATAATTGTAATTTGATAAAGCTTATTGGGTTATTTGTTAAAATGTTAATAATATTAGGCAAACCAAGACCCGAACCAATAACATAATCGTTAAATAACACTAAACCATTATCGAACCATTAATTCAATACCCCGATACCGATAATCCAATAAGTTTTTTTTATTCGGGCTATTGATTTTACCCGATAGATGCCCAGCCCTAGCTCCAGTTAACGTTTTCTCCATTAATATTCAATCACTATAACATTATGTATATATAGCTATAAAATATATTGTAGCTAAATATAAAAATTTGCATATCTAAATACTTTAGCCACAAATATTTTTTTCGTAGCATTCGTAGCAAGAAGTGGCGTAACTAAAAGTTAGCTACAAACTTTACATGATCCATGGCTAAGGACTAATACTTATTGCTATGGAAATTTTATGTGTTCTAGCTGTGATGATAATACATTCTTGCCACGAAAAAGAAGATTATAGCaataattttattcttttgcCATGACAAATATAATGTATAGCTATCTTTATTTTGTAGCTACAAAGTGTTGTATTGTAGCAAAAGATTTGATTTGTTTGCCACGTGACTTTATATTTTGTTGCTATTTCTATAGCTTAGTTTCGTAGCAATAGTACTCGTATTCAGCTGCGGATCAAAAATTCATAGCAATAAATTGAAGTATTAACCACAAATATTTTCTTATTGCAGCTAAAAATTCATACTTTTAGCCATGTAATATATCTTAttatagcaaaatattttctttatttgctaCGAAAAGTAAAAAAACGTAGCCATGTTTAGCTACAAATTCAAAAGTGCATAGCTAAAATTTCATTCTTTTTTGCCACAAAGCATAAAATTGTTGCAAAAGATTCTTCATTTGCTATGAAAATAAAAATGTATAGCCATGTTTATACTATGTGACAATTGTACATATGTTTTGCTACGATTCAAGAATTCATAGCTACTAATTGAGAATTTTACCTCAAATACTGTTAGCCACAATAATTCATATAACGTAGATAAGAATCGTTTTTTGGCATGAAATATACCTTCAATTGTAATTAttcaataaatacaatattaaaaaaaattaataaatgttCAATAATATCATTCAAAACAGTGAAATATTACGTTATTCAAACATATCAGTACGCTTTtacaaaagaaataataattattCATCTCCCCCTCAATCTTGATACTTCCATCACTACTCCATAACCTGcaacaataattaaaaaaatatataagaaaatagtACAACAAAGTATTTTCGCTGAAAAAGATAAATTTTACTTGTTAATAAGAATAATTTTTTGAAATGATAAATTAAAAAGATattattaggtagtataataAGTTACTTACGATCTGATTTGCATCATTTGGCCGCCGATTTCGAGCATCAAgcattatttgaaattttttttcccATCGTTTTTCCATCTCCACTAGCTTATTATCAGTGTCTTTCTTGATTTCTTCAACTTTTTCATCAGCTTCCCTTTTAACTTCTTCGACTTGTTTCTTAGCCtcccttttaatttcttccacaCGTTCATTTGCTTCTTTTCTGGTCAATTCTATTTGCTTTATAAGTTGTATCTTTGTTGGTctacctccaaaatactcactgATATTCTTTTCGGGACCATATGCTCGAAGATATCCATGTTTTTCTGCCCCAAGTACTTTTTCAAagatatcatcatcatttaaagAAATTTCTCCTTTTTGTTGCTCTTTTAATTGGTCAAATTGAACCTACAATCAATAATGCAAATTAATCATACATAAGAGCAAATGTATACTCTAAAAGGAGATAAAGATAAAATAGAACACATTGACATTACAATGACATCTTGTTGGAAAGCATcaacttgttttcctttttttctcttgcGAGATTCCAAAAAAACTTCAACACGCGATGGAgcttttccattttttttctccTGTGAAAATATTAATCATTTTCATCAATTGAATAAGATATGTGAATATAATTCTTATAACTTTATTCTAAAAAATTATCATGTTGTTCATACCATTTCATATCTAAGTCTTGCATAATTTTTGGTCCCACTATATGGAGGCAAGGAACGTTTCGATCTATTTGTCTTGTTTTGCGTGCTTTTCTTCTGCACGAaaggttaaaaaaaattaataatattagTTTCTACagtatataataatttaaaaataccaaaCAGATTAAATAAAATACCTGAAAGTCATCACTGCTCCAAAGGTTGACCAAATATTTCCATTCATTTACAGTGAGAAGTTTAGGCTTGTTCTGTAAGCGAAGTTGATAAGTTGCTTTTGAATCAAAATACTTATTTTTCAACTTGTGCCTATAGTCTCTGTAGAGGTCACTCATATGACCAAGAATTGCACCTTTTCTTCCCTCGGAGACATCAAAATTAAACTTTtcctataaaaaataaaatataccaTTATAAAAGTTAGAACTATTGATTTAAAGCCAAACTTGCTTAGTATCTCAGATTGTCAACCCaccaaaaattaaagaaaattataaaCTTTAATAGTTTACTAGTTTTCTTACCAAGATAATGTCCCACATGTGGTCGATCTTGCCTTGCTCTATTTCTTTCCAACCATTTACTTTTAATGGGCAACAAGTTCGGCTTCTAACTGTTTGACCCAAAAACCAAGTAAAATCGGTTGCATTCTCGCCAACAGCTTGATGATCCTCATCAAATTGAACGACCAATTTTTGTCCTTCCTATAAATTGATTATCTTCATGCATCGTGTAGGCCCTCTAGTTTTTCTTTTCACAACGTTAGTACCTACATTTAAAGATTACATAAATATACTTCACGTAAAAATATCAAAAGAATTGAAAAAgatcaataaaagaaaaagaataccTATTGAATTTGCTGATTCATGTTCTTCCATAACTGTTTCACTCACTTGTTCAGACGAGTTCTCCCTAGAACTATTTTCTCCGAGAAAAGAACTAATAAAAATATCGTTTTTTCTAAGGGTATAAATATCAATTGACTTATCCTTATGCCTCTCATAACTTAGAAGCATATTCTTAACATCTAAATCATCACGACATTCCACTAATCCATCACAATCACTGATAACTCTATCACATCTCAAATAAACAAATTTATCTCCCTCAAGAATATTGAAGTTACAAAGCTTTTTCATTTCATCCAGCATATCAAAGAAAGCTATGAAATCAATATCAATGCTTGCTTTCACCAACTGCCCACTTACATATTTTCTAGAAGGAGAAAATATAAAATGGCCACCATAATGGAAGCTAAATTCCAACTCTCTTGCCATATTCATGTTTCCTAGAAAATTTATAATATAGGTTAGCTAGATGATTAAACAAACACAAAATGTTGTCTAATTGAAAATGAATTGATAAAGAATTCTATATTTTATAAAAGCTTTATTGCAATTACCCGAATAAACAACTTCTTCTATATGTTGTGTGGTTAAATCTTCTGTAACAAATGCCTTCTTGGAACTTTTCGGAGGTTCTGTCTCATGATCATCAGTCAATCGATTATTTCTTTTTCGAAGACCGTTTCTATCCATGTCTGATTATAAACAAGTATTTGTAAGACTTCAATATATTTCGTATAATAAGTATAAAAGCAAATGGTAGTTCTCTGAGATTAAGTAGAAGCTCAAGTTCTACTTATCAAGGGAACCCCTTCACAAATGCTCTCAGTGTAGAATCAAACCACATTGGCTCCAAGTGCAGAATATTTTAGTACTTCTCTTGTTGTGCCCATTCCACAACGTAACCTTTTTTTCGATCATTTTCAGTAATGGAACCGGTCGAACCCACAAAAAAGGCTGCTTACGATTCACCAAGTCCCAAACTATTTCCATATCAGTAATTGAAGCAAGATTTATAACTATTTATAATTAAGTAGAAATTCAATATGCAATTTTATCAAActataatttttaatattaaaaataaactgAATGAAACAACTAAATTAGTATAATGATCATAAGTTTTTCTTAAAATAAAGATAACCATAGCGCAAACGGCACTAGTACTCATGTAATATTTCTCTaacattaataataatattcccttccccacacacacacaaaaaaagaaTATTAAATTCTCAACATAAAACGAAACtagaatattttattttgtaaGACACTCAAATCTTGTAATTCATCCATAAAAACAAAAGAGTTAGTGGATAATAGTTCATCAAAGTTAAAGGAAAAGAGGCGTACCTTTGATGCAGGGGAAGAGGCGTACCTTTGCTCCCCAAATCTTGAGACTTTTAGTATTTTAGGGTTTTTGCCTCTTTTAGGTTATGTTTTGGCTCT
The nucleotide sequence above comes from Nicotiana tabacum cultivar K326 chromosome 12, ASM71507v2, whole genome shotgun sequence. Encoded proteins:
- the LOC107787951 gene encoding uncharacterized protein LOC107787951 — protein: MWDIILEKFNFDVSEGRKGAILGHMSDLYRDYRHKLKNKYFDSKATYQLRLQNKPKLLTVNEWKYLVNLWSSDDFQKKSTQNKTNRSKRSLPPYSGTKNYARLRYEMEKKNGKAPSRVEVFLESRKRKKGKQVDAFQQDVIVQFDQLKEQQKGEISLNDDDIFEKVLGAEKHGYLRAYGPEKNISEYFGGRPTKIQLIKQIELTRKEANERVEEIKREAKKQVEEVKREADEKVEEIKKDTDNKLVEMEKRWEKKFQIMLDARNRRPNDANQIVME